ACAAGCGGATGCGGATGCCGCTGATGCTGAAGGGCAGAGTGTGATTGAGGAGACCAGGGTGGCTGAAGCGAGCCGGGAAGCCGTGGAGACGCGAAGAGACGTGCAGGCGGAGCGAGAAGACGATAGGCGATTCGAGGAGAATGAGAAAGTGGCAGCGGAAGCCCAGGGCCCTTCAGAAGAGGCCGCAGCACAGAGGGCGGTGGAGACGCAAATGCCCTTTGAGGCTGCAATGAAGGAGGGGTCCTTTCCATCGACAACCCGGCTTTCGACTGAGGAAAACGGTGCCCAACCATCAGGCAGTGGTGCATTCCATTCAGCCGACCGCGCGgaagaagcagcggcacacgatAGTGAGCAGTCTCCACCGCCGGTTGATTCGGTGATGGAGGTAGAACCCTCATCTTCACCAGGTGCCGCGACCCTCGACACGCATCTGTCCATGGAAGAGGTGGGCAAAAACATGGCCGAGGCGACCAAAAGGGCAGAGGCTCAAATtgctgcggaggtgcagcagaCGGATAAGGCCCCGCACCTTAAGATGCGCAAGGCGGCCGAAGCCAGTAAGACCGAAGAGGCGAAGCAGTTGGAGGAAACGGGGGTTGCACAGGAGTTAGAAAAAGCGGAGCAAGTCCGCATAGCTGAAGAAGCGGCTCGacaggccgaggctgagaGGCAGGCTGAAGCGACTCTCCGAGCTGAGGAAGCGCGAAAAGATGAGGAGGAAAGGCTTGCTGAGGAGCGTCGCAAAGTCGAGGAGGCTCGCCAAGCGCAGGAGGCACAACGCGCGGAGGAGACCCGCCTTGCCGAGGAGGCTCGCCAAGCGCAGGAGGCACAACGCGCGGAGGAGACCCGCCTTGCCGAGGAGGCTCGCCAAGCGCAGGAGGCACAACGTGCGGAGGAGACCCGCCTTGCCGAGGAGGCTCGACTCGCACAGGAAAGGCGACTGGCCGCAGAGGCGCAAAGGGCCCAAGAAGAAGCGCGAATTGcagagacgaggagggcggaaAAGAAACGTCAGGCcgatgcggcagccgcgagTGCTTTGCAGCGCAGAAAAGTGGCGGCAGAGGCCCAAAGTCGGCTGAATTCAGAACGGAAGAAAGCGCTTGCCAAGATAGACGATGAAAGGGCACGGTTccagacagcagcagccgagctAACAACAcaacaggaggaggagaagtcgtctgcggcgcggcgcgaAAAGGCCGTTGCTGCCGAACTGCAGAAGACCATGGAGAAAAAGCTCGAGGCCCTCCAGCACGATCTCGTGACGCTGGGGCATGTCTCGGTGACGCTTCGCGACAGGGTGAGCGAGCTCCTGCGCAGTAGTACATCACTTACGCAGGTGCAGGAGGACGTCCAGGTGTTGGATGGGATGGTGGTGAAGGCGGGTGAGACGCTCGATAGCATTCGTGAGGCGACCGACTCACTCGCAgatgcggcgcgtgcggctgTAGGGCATCAGAAAGATGCCCCTGCTACAACGGCACAGAAGATCACGCTACTAGCGAAGCAGAAGATGGAACTGGAAACTGCTCACGACGCTGCGATCCAGCACCTCCTGGCGCGCCTGCAGATCCTTGACTCACAGTTGGCAGGGATGGCGGAGCcgacagagacagaggaggcagcggtTGCAGGGCCTGCCGAGGCTGCTGAGGGCACggccacccctcccctgtcGCCTGTtacagctgcagcagtggggAAACCGAAAGAGgtagcgccgctgccctccgaGGCCCCCCGACCAGTGGGGACCTCCACAATTGCTCCGGCTCCCTCCGCTCCCCGAGCGGAGCCATGGGTGAACTCGCCAAGGCACGCGGAGGAGAGCCCCAATCGATACCGCCGCGAGCTGATCGAAACGCCGGCAAATCAGGCCGGGGAAGAAGGCTACAGCGAAGACAGTTACGAGGTCCACCTCCGCGAGGGCGGCGCACCGTGCAAGGTGAATCGGCACATGGAGATTGTTGGGACAGCGGTGGTGATTACTATCGCCGCAACGGTGCAGACACTACGCTGGTGCCGCAGTGGGTGTCGcggtggtgaggaggaggatgaggagacCTCCAAGGATGTGACACCAGAACTTCAAGCAAGAGAGACATCCTCGGCATCCCCACACAAGTCGCTTCCTCAGAGCGGCGGTCcgttgcagcagcggccgcaggCATCACCACCGTCTACGTTTCCACCTCAGGGAGCCAACGCAACACCCGACCGAGGTGGTATGGAGTCGCCGAGTCGTTGGGAAAGCGGCAGTattgcgccgccgtcgcagcgcggcacgccATCCGCCTCTTCCGAGCAAATGCGCTTACTTGCCGAGAAGGGCGACACCCTTTCGCCGACACCCGTGCCGCGCCACCACTCGGACGGCTTTCCGCTCGGTGCCCCGGTGCCGGGCAAGCCTGGGGTCACCCGAAGACCTCCACATGGGACCTCGCCTCTCGACactgcacgcgcgccgccgccaccaccgggTGCGACATCCCCATTTACGCCGTCTCGAAACGAAACCCTGGGCATGTCTCCTACTcccgtgcagcggcagctgccgctgcctggCGGGCAGTTTGGTGACCCGTCTCCGCCACCACTGTCGGGTCACCCGCCAATGGCGGGAACACCACTGCagatgcaccgccgccgaaaCAATGGTGACGACTTTGAGCTGCACAACCCCTTTCTCTCGCGTTGGTCGTAGAGGAGCAGGGAGCGTGGCGTGTCAAGGTAGGAGAGTGTTGTTGTGCTGatgtctctctgtctcttccTCTCGTTGTGGATGGAAACCCGAGGACACTGGCtggggcagcgctgctgctgctcttgcctCCCGTTCCCTTTCTGCATCTGCCAAGATGGCGCTTGACAGCTGCGCATCGGACCATCGTTCCTCGTCGCTTCCTTTTTCTCCGATTTcgcttttctcttttttttttaaaGAACCTTTCCTTTTCATGCTTCCCGCTTCTTTGGTTGCATTGTCGCCGCGTGGTGTCTCATGCGTGACGAATCTCTTGCGCTGTATGAAAGGACTGGACAGCATCTTCTCCACGTGGTACATGAGAGGGTGTCACAGGGGGAACTTGAACTCTTTCTGAGCTCACCTTTCTCTCCAGCCcgcaaccccctccccctcccttttttcttctccggtgcacctccagcaccttTCGTGGTGTCTCATCGTGGGGTTGCGGAAAAAGGGAAGCTCTTCGGTAGCTCTCGCAGCGAGGGCGCGTTCGCTTTGCTCCTCTGCTGCTTGAACCggctcgccctctctcttcctctctgtcATCATGCCATCTTCGtctttcttccctttttgtgccgccgtgcactcttgccgccaccaccagacGTACGCTCAGCAACAAGGTTGAAAACGAAACAGTGGGTGGCGTGAgcgtctccctctcacctccaacgtcttccctcccctcataCAGAACAATTTTCTTGTGCACCGCATGCCGTCAGAAGATGAGTCGTCGTGGCGGCTTCTCTTCGGCATCGCCCTAAGCCACGGTGAGTTGCTCAGAGCAGGGCGACTCTCACATGACGGCTGGATGGTGTTTCTTAGCTCTGCGCAACTCATCGGCACCGCGACAGGGGTCTTCCCTGTTCTGCTCGACCAGCTTTGGCAGCGGCAATCCTTGAGCGAAGGTGCATGGCAGGCAGGCGTCGACGAGCACGAACCAAGAGCTGCCTCCGTTTCATCACGGGCTTTCTCACTGAACGTTGGATCATCGCGAATGTCTTTGATGTCTGGAGACTTCCAGCGCTCCGGGAATGCtaccgcagcgccatcggcCTCAATGCCGCGGctgtcgagcgcggcgcgtgAAGGGGAATCCATTGGATTCAGCGGCTTTGTGGATATGATGAAGGTGATCTGCGTGCGTATCTTCCAATCCCAGCGCTTcacgcgcctgcgcgagGGGCACAGGAGCTTCGATGAGGACGAAGGGGAGTCTGCACTTCTTGCACTACGTGAAAGTGCTGAGGACCACGTTCTGCTGACCGAGTCGGTGAAGTACACCGCCGCTACGTTTCTGCGGCCTTTCATTTCGCGGTGTGTCGTCCATGCATCGTCGCAGATGCGGCTTCACCCGACGCGAAACGGATGGGCACTGCATGTGAACCGACTGGTGGCGCACGTTGTCGGAGCCCTACTCCACACGGCGATTCTTCCGCTTTTCCGCAAGTACGCAGTGGCTGGCCGCCTGTCGATGGCCGGCTACTGCGCATTCATCCGAGACGCTTTCCCTGGATTGGACGCCGTCGAAGAGACTTGCGCGGTGGCCATCTTCTCTCACGGCGGGTTTCCAGACATCCGACCTCTTGTGAAGGGTCTGCAGCCGCTAGCAGCGTCGGTCTCTCCAGAGCTCCCTACGGTGGTTTCCGAGCGAACACTGGGCTTCACAGATTTCATCGAAGCAATGCTGATGCTGACGGTAGTGGTGTACTCGGACGAGGTGCGCTACCCCGCTCAACGACCCATCACTGCCAAGGTCTGGTCTTTTTTTGAGGAGCATGtttgccgccgcgcgctcCACGGCGCTTCCATGTGCTCTGACCCGTACGTTACCGGTCGCTACGCCACGGTTCCGCCTGGCCTCGTCTCTGTCTACCCAGCGGTAGCGCCGCGGTTACAGTGTCCGTGTCTTTTCGTGGAGGTTATCAATTTTCAGAGGGACAACGTGGCGGGTGGTGCAGTTCCACCACCTACAGCGCAAGCATCCAACGAAGGCTCGCCATCGTCTCTGTTTCTGACGGAGGTGACAGCCGCCGAAGCAGAGTCGCCCTTGTGCTCGCTGGGGGACTGCGGCACCAACTCCGACGTTGCCTTGCAGGCTGCAGCGACGTTTTTTTCGACCGAGTGGAGCTTGCTGGAGCGGAATCGATGTGTGCCTCTCTTTGGCCGAAGCCAAGCTTCTGTGAGCCACGCGATCATGatctgcggcgctgccgcagaggCCGCTCCGACGTGGTGTCCTGAAATTTTACAGGTTCCCCTCCCCGactcgctgcagcagctgacgcTGTATCAGTGCGCTGTAGAGGCTGTCGCCGCCACAGAAGCCAACGGAGTTTTCGAAGAGGGGGCCGTGTGCATCCTCTTCACACCCTTCCGCTCTCTTATCGTCGAGTTGGCTGTCTCTGATGATGATGCAGCAACCAgggacgaagacggcgaatCAGCGGCACAAACTCGCCCTTGGGGATGTGCGGACGTTATTGTGACTGACACGCCCCTTGTGCAAGTCGTCCCGCCCCGCCTGCTCGCGCCCCTCCACACAATCTTCGTATCTCACACCCCAGCACCTACCGGCGACGATTCAGCCGCATCTGCGCCGCTCCGCATATCGCTTTCCGCGGTATGCGAGCTGTgccggcagctgcagtggtgCGTCACTTTtgacaagcagcagcacgactTACCGTCACTATGTGCGCAGGCATGGGCGAAATACGGCGACTTTCAACGCATTCTTCACTCTACGGTGAGCCGGCACGGGAACACTTCCTCCGCCGGGGGAGCGTTGTCATCCTTTACGGAGCAAGCCGCCTTGTTCAGCTTCACGGACTTCATCGGCTGCTTAGCCACAGTGCTCTTTCTGGAGCAAGGCGGGAGACTGCGTGACGTGCCTGACGTGCCGCGTCGTCTAGAGCTCGCGCTGTCCTCCTTGCCACCTACCTTCACCTCTGCCACTGGCACCTCTTCTCGTGTCCCGGACGTCGGGCTGCAATCGCCAGACATCCACAGCATTCCCTACAACGCCTTCCGCGATGTGCCCTACCTCGCAGCCCTTGATCGCAAAAGGAAGCAGTCAAAGGAAGCCCAGGATCGCCGCACCGCTTTGATTGCGTCCTTACGGGAGCACCACGCACTGCAGATCCCCTCCCCTGtcacgctgccgcctctaCCGGAAGACCGGCCGTGTGCAATGCGCCTGGTGTCCCAGTACGGCACGGTTGATCCGACAACAGTCTTCCATGCTGTCATGCGCGACGGAGCGGAAGTTATAAAGACCCACTTCCTGCAGCAGGAGCTAGCCATCCCCGAAATGACCGACTGACACAAGACATTCGTGGTGCCCGCAGTGCGAAATTCGACGAAGACGCTGCGGGTCTGTACGCCTTCTCTTGATGTGTATTGTCTGCTTGTCCGCGCCTTCTCTCACGGAAGCTATCTTGAGCGATGCCCGGCGTGGTCTGGCGAGCGGGATCGATTTGTGCGTCTTGTGTATAtttcttctttgtgtgtgtgtgtgggtgcggacTCTTTTGGAGCTCTTTGCCGCGAACagatacacacgcacgtcaTGTACACTACCTTTGTCCTACTATGCACGCACCCCCAGGGTGCTGACTGTTGTGAGTAACATCTGCATGCACTTGACGCGAGCCACGTAAActgtcgaggaggaggagggaggtggtggtagtggtggtgaaTGACTTGCAAAAGCGCAAGGTGCCCCCCACTTGGTTTCGGTGTGAATGTGCGTGATAATGATGACCTGGCTTGTGGACTAGGCGgcacacaacacgcacgcacaacatggggcgctctctctttttttttcctgaCGCACCTTTCCTCCTTGCTCCTCTCGCATGTGTGCGAGGAGTGCGCTATGGCCCACCCCCAGTGCCTCTTCGACGAAGCACTGCTGCCTCTCAATGGACTGGAAAAcacaagagagagaccgACAGTGTCTCATTGGGGCGACTCCGCCTGCACTGCGGCGGCTCAACCCTTATTATCTCCCTCCCGCTGCGTgtctcctcccttttttccttCGTTTCCTCTGTCGGTGTCGGTATTCGTCTGCATCGCCTTGCAGTTCTCATACGACGACTTGAAAAGAGGCACCAGCACACGGACACGGACGCCCTAGCGAACCTGGCAGAATGGGCGGCATACCCAACCgacgcgcggcggcgcagcgccgctcacTACTGAAAAGTCTGCAGCTGACCTCTTTCACCAACCAGTCTGCTGAAGAGCAGGAGAGGTGCGTTCGACAGCTCTATGACACGGATATAAGTACACTGGAGGAGTGTCTGCTGCAAGTCACGCACGTCTGTATCACGCACTCGAACCCAAACGCGCAGGAGCTGCTACATAACTTTATGCTCTGGCTTGCCGGCCGTTCGCTGAACATTGCGCTTCGCCTTGCGTGGACTGTGGATGCCGTATCAACTTTCTATAGTTCTACTGGGTTTGCGGGGCGACTCAAACACATTCACGACAAGCTCGAGAGCTACGCCATCAATCAAGGGCAACCAGCCATTCCTTCCGACGgcaccagcggtggcgatggcagTCTGACCTCCAGCGACCCCGAGGAGGGCCTCGGCGACGTGGATGCCAGTGTCGTGCAACGGAAGGAGGTGCGCCTTAAGCTGTACAACGACGAGCGGACTTTTGTGACGACCTTGACGAACCTGAGCAATACGCTCCGCCTTTTTCCAGATCGCAACTCCCGTAAAGAAGAGCTGCGTAACAGTCTGCAAGTACTGAATCAACGGCTAGAGTCCATGCGTCTCGTCCACCCGCtctgcaccagcagcgaaTCTGTACAGTGGATTGTGAACATCTCCGTTGAAGAGTGCACCGTTTTCTCGTCACGCGAGCGGGCGCCTTACCTGATTCGCTACGAGGTCATCGTAGACGACACAGCGACTATGCAAGACCCGACCGTGACGCGGCTTCGTCAGCCTGACGGACGCTTCCGCGTCCATGCAGACTCCGACGAGATCTTCGTTCCGGCACCCCCACCGGAGTCTGAGCCACGGGCCGCATCGCTGGTAGAGGCGGGCGGGAGCGGCACCGTGGAGGACGCCTCGCCCGAGGCACTGCAGTGCTTGCAGGCCGTGTTAGGCGAGAGCAAGAAGACACGcatggcgcgtgtgcgcaagTCGTCTCCTTGGGGTGCGCACCCAAACTGGTCTATGAACGCGATGATCGTAAAAGCCGGCGACGATCTCcggcaggaggagctggcacTGCAGCTCATCCACACTTTCCAATGCATCTGGCAGGAGGCAGGTCTGACGGTGCGTGTGAAGCCGTACGCAGCATTCGCTACGCACCGCGACTGCGGCCTGCTCGAGATGATCGAGGACTCTGCGTCTATGGATAGCATCAAGAAGGCGGCCCGGGTCAGCAGCATCTACAACTACTACCTCAAGGCCTACGACGGCGAGGACTCCGTTCTCTATCGCAAGGCGCAACAGAACTTTGTGGAGAGCATGGCCGGCTACAGCATCATCTCGTACATCCTCCAAATCAAGGACCGGCACAACGGCAATCTCATGATTCAGCGCGATGGCAGCTTGATTCACATCGACTTCGGCTTTCTGTTCGTGACGTCACCGGGTGGACTGAACTTTGAATCCGCGCCGTTCAAGTTGTCG
The window above is part of the Leishmania mexicana MHOM/GT/2001/U1103 complete genome, chromosome 33 genome. Proteins encoded here:
- a CDS encoding putative phosphatidylinositol 4-kinase, whose amino-acid sequence is MGGIPNRRAAAQRRSLLKSLQLTSFTNQSAEEQERCVRQLYDTDISTLEECLLQVTHVCITHSNPNAQELLHNFMLWLAGRSLNIALRLAWTVDAVSTFYSSTGFAGRLKHIHDKLESYAINQGQPAIPSDGTSGGDGSLTSSDPEEGLGDVDASVVQRKEVRLKLYNDERTFVTTLTNLSNTLRLFPDRNSRKEELRNSLQVLNQRLESMRLVHPLCTSSESVQWIVNISVEECTVFSSRERAPYLIRYEVIVDDTATMQDPTVTRLRQPDGRFRVHADSDEIFVPAPPPESEPRAASLVEAGGSGTVEDASPEALQCLQAVLGESKKTRMARVRKSSPWGAHPNWSMNAMIVKAGDDLRQEELALQLIHTFQCIWQEAGLTVRVKPYAAFATHRDCGLLEMIEDSASMDSIKKAARVSSIYNYYLKAYDGEDSVLYRKAQQNFVESMAGYSIISYILQIKDRHNGNLMIQRDGSLIHIDFGFLFVTSPGGLNFESAPFKLSQELIDVMGGASSDAFNYFLILVYEALAAARERCEEILALVSVLTPHNAMPCFGADPGAVVRQLRGRFRADLLSEADYAVYVKELIVNSADNWRTRRYDQFQSLQNGIL